The following proteins are encoded in a genomic region of Oncorhynchus kisutch isolate 150728-3 unplaced genomic scaffold, Okis_V2 scaffold942, whole genome shotgun sequence:
- the LOC109884110 gene encoding CD209 antigen-like protein B — translation MQTMDIDDDMSPNKPSVTFSANFQWWKRPSGVAAVCLGLLCVLLLAGIIGLSVYYGVIDHHYSTERDQQTSYSLLTKEGDLQPTSYNNLTKERDELQTSYNTLTKERDELQTSYNTMTEERDQLQNSLTTRTAEREKLQNSLNSRTKERDQLQNSLNTRTAERDQLQNILNTRTTERDQLQTSYNTLTKKRDQLQNSLTTKTKEKDQLQNSLTTITRERDQLQNSLTMRTKDRDQQQNSLKVMTADRDQLKNSLNSRTKERDQLQNNLNTRTTEKNQLQNSLTTKTKEKDQLQNTLTTITRERDQLQNNLNTTTTERDQLQNSLNTTTTERDQFKTRLRFYEKPCLDGWWRFGTSCYYVSSTMNTAGGGQRECRTMGGESVIINSREEQIFIHGFKKNVWIGTYKKDRIWQWVDDTPFKPTYWMEGEPNNLNDEVACVEISQTASDPLKSWKDGPCIPKHWVCEKPFTP, via the exons ATGCAGACCATGGATATTGATGACGACATGTCTCCCAACAAGCCCAGTGTTACATTTTCAG CTAATTTTCAGTGGTGGAAGAGACCCTCTGGAGTTGCTGCAGTGTGTCTGGGGCTGCTGTGTGTTCTTCTATTGGCTGGGATCATaggcctgtctgtctact ATGGAGTCATTGATCATCACTACTcaacagagagagaccaacagaccAGTTACAGCCTTCTGACTAAAGAAGGAGATCTGCAACCAACCAGTTATAATAACTTGACAAAAGAGAGAGAcgagctacagaccagttacaacaccctgactaaagagagagatgagctacagaccagttataacaccatgactgaagagagagaccagctacagaacaGTCTCACCACAAGGACTGCTGAAAGGGAGAAATTACAGAATAGTCTTAACTCAAGgaccaaagagagagaccagttgcAGAATAGTCTAAATACCAGGACTGCTGAGAGAGACCAGTTGCAGAATATTCTAAATACCAGAACCActgagagagaccagctacagaccagttacaacaccctgactaaaaagagagaccagttacagaataGTCTCACAACAAAAACTAAGGAGAAAGACCAGTTGCAGAATTCTCTTACCACAATAACTcgggagagagaccagctacagaatagTCTCACCATGAGGACCAAAGACAGGGACCAGCAGCAAAATAGTCTTAAAGTTATGACTGCTGATAGGGATCAATTAAAGAATAGTCTTAACTCAAGgaccaaagagagagaccagttgcAGAATAATCTAAATACTAGGACCACAGAGAAAAACCAGCTACAGAATAGTCTCACAACCAAAACTAAGGAGAAAGACCAGTTGCAGAATACTCTCACCACAATAACTCGGGAGAGAGACCAGTTGCAGAATAATCTAAATACCACGACCActgagagagaccagctacagaatagTCTAAATACCACAACCACTGAGAGAGACCAGTTTAAAACCAGGCTTAGGTTCTATG AGAAACCCTGTCTGGATGGATGGTGGAGGTTTGGCACCAGCTGTTATTATGTCTCCTCCACGATGAACACAGCTGGGGGCGGTCAGAGGGAGTGCAGAACAATGGGAGGAGAGTCGGTTATTATAAACAGCAGAGAAGAACAG ATATTTATCCATGGATTTAAGAAGAATGTCTGGATTGGTACATATAAAAAAGACAGAATCTGGCAGTGGGTTGACGACACACCATTTAAACCTAC ATATTGGATGGAAGGGGAACCTAATAACTTGAATGACGAGGTGGCTTGTGTTGAGATCTCACAGACGGCATCAGACCCACTGAAGAGTTGGAAGGATGGACCGTGTATTCCAAAACACTGGGTGTGTGAAAAACCGTTCACACCGTAG
- the LOC109880714 gene encoding fibronectin isoform X2, producing the protein MSCDGDQHTMQSSDDVLPPPGDIQVLLLTLDSVSLSWSSPQGLTGPQTFRVTWGCDGETSSTRVKDVYHLKISSLRPGEKYQFNVATEGEDGRQSRWVSASISTVLPAPDQLTVDSVDTTSAAVSWSQPPGLDHTQHHYKISYCCPGIKPHITTTSSPSITLCDLKPATEYSVTVCTVLENGKQSQLVLTTFTTVPTAPGQLTVDTTSATVSWSQSPGLDQTQHHYQISYRCPGTEPHYTTTSSHSITLSDLKPATEYSVTVCTVLENGKKSRLVSTTLTTILPAPDQLTVDSVDTTSATVSWSQPPGLDQTQHHYQISYRCPGTEPHITTTSSHSITLCDLQCGTQYSVTVCTVLENGKQSRLVSTTLTTILPAPDQLTVDSVDTTSAAVSWSQPPGLNQTQHHYHYQISYQCPGTKPHITITSSHSISLSDLQCGTQYSVTVCTVLENGKQSQLVSTTLTTEHFQWWKRPSTVAAVFVVLAVIMGLWDSYAAAERDQLQTIYNTLTKERDQLQNSLNTRTTERDQLQNSLNTRTTDRDQLQNSLNTRTTERDQLQNSLNTRTTERDQLQNSLNTRTTEIDELMKSLNTTTMERDQLQKEKEWLNWKINGKDSPPTQFR; encoded by the exons ATG AGTTGTGATGGCGACCAGCACACAATGCAGTCCTCAGATGATG TGCTGCCCCCTCCTGGTGACATCCAGGTCCTGCTGCTGACATTAGATTCTGTGTCTCTGAGCTGGAGTTCTCCTCAGGGGCTGACAGGACCACAGACATTCAGAGTGACCTGGGGGTGTGACGGTGAAACAAGCTCAACAAGAGTGAAAGATGTGTATCATCTTAAAATAAGCAGTCTCAGACCTGGTGAAAAGTACCAGTTCAATGTGGCTACAGAGGGAGAAGATGGAAGACAAAGCAGATGGGTCTCAGCATCCATATCCACAG TACTTCCTGCTCCAGACCAGCTGACTGTTGACTCAGTGGACACCACATCAGCTGCTGTTAGCTGGAGCCAGCCACCAGGATTGGACCACACCCAACATCATTACAAGATCTCCTACTGCTGTCCAGGGATAAAACCACACATCACTACCACATCTTCACCCAGCATCACTCTCTGTGACCTGAAACCTGCTACTGAGTACTCGGTCACTGTCTGCACTGTGCTGGAAAATGGAAAGCAAAGTCAACTGGTGTTAACAACCTTCACCACAG TACCCACTGCTCCTGGCCAGCTGACTGTTGACACCACATCAGCTACTGTTAGCTGGAGCCAGTCACCAGGATTGGACCAAACCCAACATCATTACCAGATCTCCTACCGCTGTCCAGGGACAGAACCCCACTACACTACCACATCTTCACACAGCATCACTCTCTCTGACCTGAAACCTGCTACTGAATACTCTGTCACTGTCTGCACTGTGCTGGAAAATGGAAAGAAAAGTCGACTGGTGTCAACAACCCTCACAACAA TACTTCCTGCTCCAGACCAGCTGACCGTTGACTCAGTGGACACCACATCAGCTACTGTTAGCTGGAGCCAGCCACCAGGATTGGACCAAACCCAACATCATTACCAGATCTCCTACCGCTGTCCAGGGACAGAACCACACATCACTACCACATCTTCACACAGCATCACTCTCTGTGACCTGCAATGTGGTACTCAGTACTCCGTCACTGTCTGCACTGTGCTGGAAAATGGAAAGCAAAGTCGACTGGTGTCAACAACCCTCACCACAA TACTTCCTGCTCCAGACCAGCTGACTGTTGACTCAGTGGACACCACATCAGCTGCTGTTAGCTGGAGCCAGCCACCAGGATTGAACCAAACCCAACATCATTATCATTACCAAATCTCCTACCAGTGTCCAGGGACAAAACCACACATCACTATCACATCTTCACACAGCATCAGTCTCTCTGACCTGCAATGTGGTACTCAGTACTCCGTCACTGTCTGCACTGTGCTGGAAAATGGAAAGCAAAGTCAACTGGTGTCAACAACCCTAACCACAG AACATTTTCAGTGGTGGAAGAGACCCTCCACAGTTGCTGCAGTGTTTGTTGTACTGGCTGTGATCATGGGCCTGTGGGATTCCT ATGcagctgcagagagagaccagctacagacaatttacaacacactgactaaagagagagaccagctacagaatagTCTAA ATACcaggaccacagagagagaccagctacagaatagTCTAAATACCAGGACCACAGatagagaccagctacagaatagTCTAAACACcaggaccacagagagagaccagctacagaatagTCTAAATACCAGGACCAccgagagagaccagttacagaataGTCTAAATACCAGGACCACTGAAATAGATGAGTTGATGAAGAGTCTGAACACTACAACTATGGAGCGTGACCAGCTACAGAAGGAGAAAGAATGGCTGAACTGGAAGATCAATGGTAAGGACAGCCCCCCCACACAGTTTCGGTAG
- the LOC109880714 gene encoding fibronectin isoform X1, translating to MSCDGDQHTMQSSDDVLPPPGDIQVLLLTLDSVSLSWSSPQGLTGPQTFRVTWGCDGETSSTRVKDVYHLKISSLRPGEKYQFNVATEGEDGRQSRWVSASISTVVTPRDLKVDHLEETSFTLHWSKAEGMEKVPQRFFISNCIPGTDPLTAVTDDCHKNFSNLHPGTEYTVSVATVLSNGEQSEPVSSTICTILPAPDQLTVDSVDTTSAAVSWSQPPGLDHTQHHYKISYCCPGIKPHITTTSSPSITLCDLKPATEYSVTVCTVLENGKQSQLVLTTFTTVPTAPGQLTVDTTSATVSWSQSPGLDQTQHHYQISYRCPGTEPHYTTTSSHSITLSDLKPATEYSVTVCTVLENGKKSRLVSTTLTTILPAPDQLTVDSVDTTSATVSWSQPPGLDQTQHHYQISYRCPGTEPHITTTSSHSITLCDLQCGTQYSVTVCTVLENGKQSRLVSTTLTTILPAPDQLTVDSVDTTSAAVSWSQPPGLNQTQHHYHYQISYQCPGTKPHITITSSHSISLSDLQCGTQYSVTVCTVLENGKQSQLVSTTLTTEHFQWWKRPSTVAAVFVVLAVIMGLWDSYAAAERDQLQTIYNTLTKERDQLQNSLNTRTTERDQLQNSLNTRTTDRDQLQNSLNTRTTERDQLQNSLNTRTTERDQLQNSLNTRTTEIDELMKSLNTTTMERDQLQKEKEWLNWKINGKDSPPTQFR from the exons ATG AGTTGTGATGGCGACCAGCACACAATGCAGTCCTCAGATGATG TGCTGCCCCCTCCTGGTGACATCCAGGTCCTGCTGCTGACATTAGATTCTGTGTCTCTGAGCTGGAGTTCTCCTCAGGGGCTGACAGGACCACAGACATTCAGAGTGACCTGGGGGTGTGACGGTGAAACAAGCTCAACAAGAGTGAAAGATGTGTATCATCTTAAAATAAGCAGTCTCAGACCTGGTGAAAAGTACCAGTTCAATGTGGCTACAGAGGGAGAAGATGGAAGACAAAGCAGATGGGTCTCAGCATCCATATCCACAG TGGTCACACCCAGAGATTTAAAGGTAGACCATTTGGAAGAGACCTCCTTCACTCTCCACTGGTCCAAGGCTGAAGGGATGGAGAAAGTCCCACAGCGCTTCTTCATATCCAACTGCATCCCAGGAACAGACCCCCTCACAGCCGTTACTGACGACTGCCACAAAAACTTCTCAAACCTGCATCCTGGCACCGAGTACACTGTTAGTGTTGCAACTGTGCTGAGCAATGGGGAACAGAGTGAACCTGTCTCTTCAACAATCTGCACTA TACTTCCTGCTCCAGACCAGCTGACTGTTGACTCAGTGGACACCACATCAGCTGCTGTTAGCTGGAGCCAGCCACCAGGATTGGACCACACCCAACATCATTACAAGATCTCCTACTGCTGTCCAGGGATAAAACCACACATCACTACCACATCTTCACCCAGCATCACTCTCTGTGACCTGAAACCTGCTACTGAGTACTCGGTCACTGTCTGCACTGTGCTGGAAAATGGAAAGCAAAGTCAACTGGTGTTAACAACCTTCACCACAG TACCCACTGCTCCTGGCCAGCTGACTGTTGACACCACATCAGCTACTGTTAGCTGGAGCCAGTCACCAGGATTGGACCAAACCCAACATCATTACCAGATCTCCTACCGCTGTCCAGGGACAGAACCCCACTACACTACCACATCTTCACACAGCATCACTCTCTCTGACCTGAAACCTGCTACTGAATACTCTGTCACTGTCTGCACTGTGCTGGAAAATGGAAAGAAAAGTCGACTGGTGTCAACAACCCTCACAACAA TACTTCCTGCTCCAGACCAGCTGACCGTTGACTCAGTGGACACCACATCAGCTACTGTTAGCTGGAGCCAGCCACCAGGATTGGACCAAACCCAACATCATTACCAGATCTCCTACCGCTGTCCAGGGACAGAACCACACATCACTACCACATCTTCACACAGCATCACTCTCTGTGACCTGCAATGTGGTACTCAGTACTCCGTCACTGTCTGCACTGTGCTGGAAAATGGAAAGCAAAGTCGACTGGTGTCAACAACCCTCACCACAA TACTTCCTGCTCCAGACCAGCTGACTGTTGACTCAGTGGACACCACATCAGCTGCTGTTAGCTGGAGCCAGCCACCAGGATTGAACCAAACCCAACATCATTATCATTACCAAATCTCCTACCAGTGTCCAGGGACAAAACCACACATCACTATCACATCTTCACACAGCATCAGTCTCTCTGACCTGCAATGTGGTACTCAGTACTCCGTCACTGTCTGCACTGTGCTGGAAAATGGAAAGCAAAGTCAACTGGTGTCAACAACCCTAACCACAG AACATTTTCAGTGGTGGAAGAGACCCTCCACAGTTGCTGCAGTGTTTGTTGTACTGGCTGTGATCATGGGCCTGTGGGATTCCT ATGcagctgcagagagagaccagctacagacaatttacaacacactgactaaagagagagaccagctacagaatagTCTAA ATACcaggaccacagagagagaccagctacagaatagTCTAAATACCAGGACCACAGatagagaccagctacagaatagTCTAAACACcaggaccacagagagagaccagctacagaatagTCTAAATACCAGGACCAccgagagagaccagttacagaataGTCTAAATACCAGGACCACTGAAATAGATGAGTTGATGAAGAGTCTGAACACTACAACTATGGAGCGTGACCAGCTACAGAAGGAGAAAGAATGGCTGAACTGGAAGATCAATGGTAAGGACAGCCCCCCCACACAGTTTCGGTAG